The following proteins are encoded in a genomic region of Maylandia zebra isolate NMK-2024a linkage group LG1, Mzebra_GT3a, whole genome shotgun sequence:
- the tdp1 gene encoding tyrosyl-DNA phosphodiesterase 1: MSQDSQHGKWTISSSDDDDDEALPPSGTATSGSRQPTESSHSSYRSATPSPPVEVKPEPAKPPVSSLAVGSEARQSAAKNQLNPVKYETSPSLAGKRKKVASDSTGWALSDSDEDDGEVKGKSLSDLPKKAPPNSKTKKPKVESERPPSPHGRLYYIDEPDDFFESRLPPLNDTYRFYLNKVTGLEKKYNNGALHIRDILSPLFGTLKESVQFNYCFDIAWMVKQYPSEFRDRPVLIVHGDKREAKARLIQQAQPFPHVRFCQAKLDIAFGTHHTKMMLLWYEEGFRVIILTSNLIRADWYQKTQGMWMSPLFPRLPKESSASAGESPTFFKRDLLEYLASYRAPELEEWIQRIKEHDLSETRVYLVGSTPGRYVGSDMERWGHLRLRKLLYEHTNPIPGEERWPVIGQFSSIGSMGLDKSKWLAGEFQRTLTTLGKSSLRPDPPMHLLYPSVENVRTSLEGYPAGGSLPYSIQTAQKQLWLHSYFHRWKAEATGRSHAMPHIKTYMRASQDYSQLAWFLVTSANLSKAAWGALEKNNTQMMVRSYELGVLYLPSAFGMKTFSVDKNPFPVSASFSGFPVPFDLPPTSYTTKDQPWIWNIPYSQAPDTHGNIWVPS, translated from the exons ATGTCTCAGGACAGTCAGCACGGCAAGTGGACCATCTccagcagtgatgatgatgacgatgaggCTCTTCCTCCTTCAGGGACTGCAACATCTGGTTCCCGTCAACCCACTGAGTCCAGTCACAGTTCCTACCGATCTGCTACTCCATCACCACCCGTGGAGGTGAAACCAGAGCCAGCCAAACCACCGGTGTCCTCTCTCGCTGTTGGCTCAGAAGCCAGGCAGTCAGCCGCTAAGAACCAGTTAAACCCAGTGAAGTATGAAACCAGCCCTTCACTGGCTGGAAAACGCAAGAAAGTGGCGTCAGATAGCACGGGCTGGGCTCTCTCTGATAGTGATGAAGATGATGGAGAGGTGAAGGGAAAGAGTTTGAGTGACTTGCCAAAGAAGGCGCCTCCAAACTCCAAAACAAAGAAGCCAAAGGTGGAGAGCGAGCGTCCTCCAAGTCCTCACGGCCGACTTTACTACATCGATGAGCCCGATGACTTCTTTGAATCCCGTCTTCCTCCACTAAATGACACCTACAGGTTTTACCTCAACAAAGTCACAGGACTGGAAAAGAAGTACAACAATGGCGCTCTGCATATCCGGG aCATTCTTTCCCCATTATTTGGCACCTTGAAAGAATCGGTTCAG TTTAACTATTGCTTTGATATTGCCTGGATGGTGAAGCAGTACCCATCAGAGTTTAG GGATCGCCCAGTTCTGATCGTACATGGTGATAAGAGGGAGGCCAAAGCTCGACTCATCCAGCAGGCTCAGCCCTTTCCACATGTGCGCTTCTGCCAG GCCAAGCTGGACATTGCTTTTGGAACTCACCATAC gaaaatgatgttgctGTGGTATGAGGAAGGCTTCAGAGTCATCATTTTGACCTCTAATCTCATCAGAGCTGACTGgtaccagaaaacacaagg GATGTGGATGAGCCCTCTGTTCCCTCGGTTACCAAAGGAAAGCAGTGCAAGCGCTGGTGAGTCGCCCACCTTCTTTAAGAGGGACCTGCTGGAGTATCTGGCATCGTACCGCGCTCCAGAACTTGAAGAGTGGATCCAGAGAATCAAAGAGCATGACCTGTCAGAGACCAG GGTATATTTAGTTGGCTCAACCCCAGGAAGATATGTAGGTTCAGATATGGAGCGCTGGGGCCACCTGAGGCTGAGGAAG ctgTTGTACGAGCATACAAATCCTATTCCTGGCGAGGAAAGGTGGCCAGTGATTGGCCAGTTTTCCAGCATCGGCTCTATGGGATTGGATAAATCTAAGTGGTTGGCGGGGGAATTTCAGCGCACCCTGACCACACTAGGAAAATCCTCTCTTCGCCCAGACCCTCCTATGCACTTG CTTTATCCATCAGTAGAAAATGTGAGGACAAGTTTAGAGGGATATCCAG CTGGAGGCTCTCTTCCCTACAGTATCCAGACAGCTCAGAAACAACTTTGGCTCCATTCTTACTTTCA CCGCTGGAAGGCAGAAGCAACGGGGAGGAGTCACGCCATGCCACATATCAAGACATACATGAGGGCATCTCAAGATTACTCTCAGCTTGCCTGGTTCCTTGTCACAAG TGCGAATCTCTCCAAGGCAGCATGGGGTGCGCTAGAGAAGAACAACACTCAGATGATGGTGCGTTCATATGAGCTGGGAGTCCTCTATCTGCCGTCCGCCTTT GGCATGAAGACATTCTCTGTTGACAAAAATCCATTTCCGGTCTCTGCGTCCTTCTCGGGTTTCCCAGTGCCGTTCGATCTCCCCCCTACATCCTACACTACTAAAG ATCAGCCTTGGATCTGGAACATTCCTTACAGCCAGGCTCCCGACACACACGGCAACATCTGGGTTCCCTCCTga